gaggttctactttcatttggggtttacgcacaaaggccaaatactgagcctattagccccgcccaccatcaacacattcgcattagtcgaaggactttgaagacagttcgcacacatttgggtttgttctgtCGTAAGATCTGAATGGATTTGGAGCAAATTACTGAACTTACTTAAGGGTTACAATTTCTAAAtcatgactttttatcgcactactgtgaatttattttcaaaacattacgactttaatctcataaaagtatgacattatttttgttcacttatgaaatttttaaaaactccaactttattctcataatattacgactttattctcgtagtgacaagtgtttttatttttccaatgtggcactaatacgctgtcgtacattttcacaacattaaatcaaaatgaagcaaattcaaACAATGTGAGTTCTTAttttcagcagcaggaggagaaaacattataagttaaccctttcatgcattaattatgaaaacctcagttaagatttttttcttgagtgtttttgttcctccataggcatgaaaaaaaaaaagtgatcaaattgggttttttttcatggagttacaaaaatgtccatgcatttaatttttgaagtaaagaaatgtgttttaaaacccaatatcagaaagtgagataaaaaacaatgaaataaaatctgatgttttctcacattttaacatattctaatgctagttattactcttttgatggaaataatatgcaaaaaaaaaaaaaaacaaaaaaaaaaacaaaaccttttttctaacaaataattgatttacactgaaacatgttactgcagatcaggtttatcaagaacagcaaagttacagtaatggtatgaactgcagtgtatgggatgatgcataagtgtccactgtgttggctgatatggaactaaaacaacaaaacccatcaatatacaagagaacagctgtgaacaactgtccactgtactgaccactatgcatgaaagggttaaacttcttcctgctccttgtcgaatgttggactttcttttatataatcctatTGCTGTTTGGTTTgaatgcaaattcaaaataaataaataaataaaacataaaagaaaacatccaaagtcaaaattcaaattcaaacttgtcTGTAGTGTAAATGATCCATCAGACGGGTCCCTGTAGACCGTGGCGGTGACCCTGGGTTCATTTATCATCTGCCCGTTTCTACCGTTTACATGAACACGACAGCTTTTTCACCCCGTACAGGAAAATGTAGGGGATGATGCAGGTGTAGGAGGCTGCGATGTAACTGGCCACCTCCACCACCAGGGACGAGGTGTGGATGTTGTTGGTGATGCGCAGCAGCAGGTGGGTCAGCCAGCAGACCAGGAACACACTGGCCACGGCCACCACGCTCTTGGCCGCCCTTACCTGAGTGCTGGGGTTGGGCTTGGCCGACACCTGCACGGGCTTTGAAGAACTTGGTTGGTCTCCATGGTTACCGCCTGTGTTATTTGAATGATTAGAAGTGTGACATGGTGTATttggaccagaagaaccagggaCACCTGTGTAGATATGGGGGTCTTTGCTGTGTCCTGGACTGGGCTCTGCTTCTGGACCAGGCCCTGCTTCTGGTCCAGTCCCAGCCGGTCTCCTATCATTCGTTTTTGCGTCGCTGTCTTTATCCTTGACCGCTTCCCTCGGGGCCTCAGACTTGTGACTTCGTATGCGTTGCTGGTTTTTCAGCAGAGTGATGACGATCTGGACGCTGACAGACACGATCCCAGCCAGAGGGAGAGCGTTGGCCAGAGTCAGGTAGAGGATCTCATATGTTCGTCCTGCAGCCGCATCAGGGAAGTAGTCCACACAGTCTTCTTCGCTCTCATTGGTCGCCTCCACTGTGACGAAGAAAAAGTGCGGTATGCTGAAGACCACAGCCACGGTCCAGCCGGCCGCCAGCAGACAGGCCACCAGACGGAGGCTGTCCATGCGGACTGGTGCTCCCCCCCGTTTCAGAGAACCCACCAGCTTCTGGTGCCAGAAGGCGCTGATGAAGAAGGTTGTGAAGATGCTGCTGGTTTCAGACAGGTCGGCGCAAAAACGGAACACGCCGCAGTAAGTCTCCCCCAGGAACCAGCGGCCGGCGAAGTCTGCCATGGTATCGGGCAGGTCCACCAAGAAGTTGGTGATGAGGTTGGAGACGGCCAGGTTTATGAAGAGCACCTCACTGGTGCGGATCACAGAGATGGTCCTGGGCAGGGAGCGGATGGCTAACCAGTTGTTTCCCAGAATCCCTGCAAGAAACATGAGTCCTCTGATGATGGACTCGATCAGCTCCTCTGCATCCATTGTCAAGAGAGAAATTCACAAAACAATCCCTCAGGTGGAACTGACAGCAGTGGGATGGGTGTGGCCTTTATAGAAAAGTACCAGAGCTGAGGCCAATCACATGCAGACCTTCCCCCATAGACCTTCATCAAGTCCTCCCACCGACACAGAGGTGGAACAGTGCCTCATGACGCCTGGTTCATCTCCTCACTCAGCTGAGTCCAGTCAGACAGTCACTATGTCcgcatcagaggtgatttctcacagactgcaagggaagcccggcttcccctaaaattacaaaaattaaatggttaaatatgttcggttgtgttgacatttcattgactacaaatgtgttagaacacgttcatctcacagacgagttcattcagaatcagctttgtcacaaatcaacagactcgatgttgttcacttctcatacattcccgttgcgctgttttctcattcgatctctgctcagtgcgtttgtccgtagacgctcagcgtccatgcacttcaatgggactgagtggaactgtttttttcattgcctcaaaactggacggtaattggataaatgccacgatgttgtcccgcccctggacactcggcgtctctgggggtgaatggagctgtgggcggagctcggccgggctggacgccgggattccacgtgctgattggaggatcagtcgaaaggctgaatcccatttgattgacagctattttgagatctcctccttcactgacacagttcagtttaataccgtcacacattctgctgtgaaatcgagagagaaaccactacgaaattacttgttcatttcttgcactgtaaataaaacacactcattggacttccttgtttcaatttaacataatttcaacattttcttttttagttggtacgataaggtcactgagcattttcttaaaaaggaacggagggacgaatttatgttcaaataacttgactttttttttttttttatgtaagctgacaatgagcttcccctctctgaaagacgagcagccaccactggtccgcattaaaggctcatttatgttctacACCAGCGGTTTTCAATAGATAAGGTGCACCTCCCCTGGGGGGCGCTGGAGAACCCCAGGGGAGGCGGAGGAGGAAGTGGTGCTGATCCAGCTCAGCTTGAATATGGACTTGAAGCAAAGACTGGGAGAAATGCCACTGGTGTTTCTGGTTGTCTGTGGAGAATGAGTTTCCCCAGATGTCCTCTAACTCTATGGAAGTCCTAATCCCAGACTCACCTCCACCTACTTGTGTCAGTGTGGGTTTTCCGCACTGACcttgaataaaaacaaataccaATCCAGGCTGCCGGTGGAGGACaacttgcatttatttctctctaCAGTATAGCGCAACAAATCTATGACCTCATTGCTCCCACTGGTCTAGGGATGGATGATTAAATAAAACACAACGTTGGGTTGTCTTTTGAATGCATGAATTTGTCGGGCCATGTTTGGGGTTGATGTCGCTCTAATAGCATAgtctattctgtttgttattttgttgtttaaaTCTGAGGCAGTGTGGTTTATGTGGCTGAAATCGTTAAAATGGTTCGAATCTGTGATGAAAATCTGTGTGAATCTGTTCGATCTGATGACGTAAGAATGCCTTCAGTACAGTTAGTTGActgtcaaatgttctttgttCCATAATCAAAATagtgtccaataatgacagagctgtccatggtgctgattcCATTCGAGATGATGTACATTTCCTTCAAATGTGCAGGGGGGCAGAATAAACTCAGGCTTCAGCAGATTCCTTTTGAGACTCTTTcattttaacccagtggttcccacccttttttggctcatgaccccattttaacatcacaaatttctggcaaccccagacattcaaaatggagcctttttttttttttttttgttgctaaaattcatttgtttttgatcttgtaatagttttctatactatgttgcaaataaagattaattttaggcatatttagtctatataatgtttattattgtggacggaggcagaaaagccaggtgtagattactgcacaaagggagaatttgattttccttggtcaggatatgtacagtcagtccagcttggatttacaaggctgacaattaatactgaacaaacaagaactcaaactatgaatgatgaaagagctgcagcatctgaaactgaccacaatgaacatttgacacataaacagaaccacagtgctgcagtttcacactcacagtttgtctgctatggattgggattgcctctgtcaactcaccatagatttttatttgtatgttttttttttttttttttaacaattacaggaaatttaaggcgaccccatgtgaattccaggcgaccccacgtggggtcctgaccccaaggttgaaaaacactgttttaaacattGTATCTGAACAAATGTATAAAgtatgaaatgtctgaataaacacaatcaaactgaaactaaactgaaaaaacaccagactggtcagagtCAGGATTAAACACAACACAGATGTCCCAGAACAACTGCAAACAAAATATGAAGTCAGTGTTCTTCTGTTTGGTCTGTGGAAGAGCATCCAAACACCACAGAGGAGGTGGACTGGTTTACTGGTGCAGGACATGGTAGGTAGGTGGAGCACATACACTGAGGTCTTCAGACTCTTATTAGAATGAGGATAAAACCGGTGAAGGCACagttcaccctggacgtgtcgcacttcacgacaaaatttccaaaaaggcccgagtgacgtttgggtttgttctgtaaacaag
This region of Sphaeramia orbicularis chromosome 12, fSphaOr1.1, whole genome shotgun sequence genomic DNA includes:
- the ora5 gene encoding rhodopsin, translating into MDAEELIESIIRGLMFLAGILGNNWLAIRSLPRTISVIRTSEVLFINLAVSNLITNFLVDLPDTMADFAGRWFLGETYCGVFRFCADLSETSSIFTTFFISAFWHQKLVGSLKRGGAPVRMDSLRLVACLLAAGWTVAVVFSIPHFFFVTVEATNESEEDCVDYFPDAAAGRTYEILYLTLANALPLAGIVSVSVQIVITLLKNQQRIRSHKSEAPREAVKDKDSDAKTNDRRPAGTGPEAGPGPEAEPSPGHSKDPHIYTGVPGSSGPNTPCHTSNHSNNTGGNHGDQPSSSKPVQVSAKPNPSTQVRAAKSVVAVASVFLVCWLTHLLLRITNNIHTSSLVVEVASYIAASYTCIIPYIFLYGVKKLSCSCKR